The DNA sequence GGAGCGAGGGGCCTGTCCCCGGAAGGGTCGGCAGCCGAGGCGAAGCGGATGCGCCGTCAGACCGCGAAGGACGACCGAGCACGGCGCAGGCGTACTCCCGGTACGCCGAGCCGGGCGCAGGGAGTCCGACAAAGGGCTGGCGGTGCGTTCCCTCGCCGCAGGCGCCGGTCGCCAACAGGGCTGCCTTTTCTGCTGCGACAAGCGATCCCCGGGCTGCGTCGGGCGTGCTCGTCGCTCGCTTGTGCGGCGTACTTCCCGTACGCCTCCGCGCTCGCTCCTGCGCTTGCCCGCCTCGCCTCGGGTCTCCCTTGTCTCGCGACGAAACCCTTCCGGGGACCGGCCCCCTGCAGCGGCCCTCGAATGCCGGGATCTGAGGGAATGGATCTCTGGAGGCCGGCGAGCCCGTGCGCGGATTGGCCGCCTGTCCTGGGCTATCCCGGCGGCGGATCAGTGCGTCACGTCATTTACGAGACGGTACACGAGCGATTTGTTCCACGCTGCGGCAATTCGGGATGGGCCGTCAGGGATTCACGACCTGGAGGAATTTCTGTTTCCCGCCCTGGATCCGGATGATGACGGCGCTCTTGATGGGGTCTCCGTTTTCGTCCATCGTGAACTTTCCGGTAACCCCCTCGAATCCCGAAAGCGACGCCAGCGCATCCCGGATCTTCCCGGGGTCGCCGCTGTTCGCCTTCCGGATCGCTTCCAGCAGCATGTTGGTGGCGTCGTAGGCAAGGGTCCCCAGGGCGTCCGGCGTCTGCTGGAACTTTTCCCTGTATTTCTTCACCCAGTTCACGACCTCGGGGCGCGTATCCTCCGGCGAGTAATGGTTGGAGAAGTACCCCCCCTCGATCGCATCCCCCGCCACGTTCACCAGTTCCGGGGAATCCCAGCCGTCGGGTCCGATCAGCGTCACGTTCACCTTCGTTTCCTTCACCTGTTTCGCGATCAGGCCGACCTTGTTGTAGTAATCGGGCAGAAAGAGGACCTCCGGCTTCGTCGCCTTCACCTTGGTGAGCAGCGCCGAGAAATCCACGTCGTCCTTCCCGTACGACTCGTAGGCCGGCACCTTTCCCCCCATGCGGAGGAATGCGTCCCGGAAGACCTCGGCGATCCCCTTGGAGTAGTCATTGGAGGCGTCGTAGAGGACGGCCGCTGTCGCGGCGTGAAGCGTATCCCGGGCGAATTTCGCCATCACCGTCCCCTGGAAAGAGTCCGTGTAGCAGGCGCGGAACATGTAGTCCTTCCGCTTTCCGTCCGCCACGGTGACCTTCGGGTTCGTCGCGGTGCCTGTGATCGTGGGGATCCGGGAGCTCTGGGCAAGATCGGATACCGGGATGGTGGTCTTCGACGTGACCGAACCGACGATGGCCTGTACCCCATGCTGGTTGATGAGCAGATTCGCTGCGTTGCTCGCTTCGGTGGGGTCGTTCTTGTCGTCCACGATGAAGGTTTTGATCTTCCTTCCCGCGACGCCGCCTTTGGCGTTCGCCTCCTCCACCGCGATCTCGAATGCGTTCCTCACCGACTCGCCGAACGTCTTCACAT is a window from the Candidatus Deferrimicrobiaceae bacterium genome containing:
- a CDS encoding ABC transporter substrate-binding protein, with translation MRKRMSLLAMAVLLAGLSPGCKTPPTKEIKIGLITPLSGDVKTFGESVRNAFEIAVEEANAKGGVAGRKIKTFIVDDKNDPTEASNAANLLINQHGVQAIVGSVTSKTTIPVSDLAQSSRIPTITGTATNPKVTVADGKRKDYMFRACYTDSFQGTVMAKFARDTLHAATAAVLYDASNDYSKGIAEVFRDAFLRMGGKVPAYESYGKDDVDFSALLTKVKATKPEVLFLPDYYNKVGLIAKQVKETKVNVTLIGPDGWDSPELVNVAGDAIEGGYFSNHYSPEDTRPEVVNWVKKYREKFQQTPDALGTLAYDATNMLLEAIRKANSGDPGKIRDALASLSGFEGVTGKFTMDENGDPIKSAVIIRIQGGKQKFLQVVNP